A window of the Cannabis sativa cultivar Pink pepper isolate KNU-18-1 chromosome X, ASM2916894v1, whole genome shotgun sequence genome harbors these coding sequences:
- the LOC115702359 gene encoding probable LRR receptor-like serine/threonine-protein kinase At1g56130: protein MEFWSFSFLLLCMFRLVFSQSTTDPNEVAALKKMIDYWKLGRYLNLSTDPCNPNSKWAPETANPRVACDCLSSTCHITHLKIYALDIYGEIPKELFQLKKLMDLNLAQNVLSGFIPAEIGQLSEMQYLSLGINNLTGPVPPELGNLTKMVSLSFSSNGFVGELPTQLGKLTSLEQLYIDSSGVTGPIPQEFANLKSLRILWASDNLFTGKLPQFLGTLTEFIDLRIEGTSLEGPIPSSFSALTKLETLRIGDLSLEDSSLNFLENQTSLSILTLRNCRLSGEIPQRIGRLVELQQLDLSFNKLTGSIPNSFQDLTMLTYLYLGNNNMRGELPENIITPKLLALDVSFNNITGNVPPNYAKTGFSMNVLGTSINANTLLDRKSLDLLLCLQQESKCANQAPTSSFSVKSGGTEVVSASGTKYAADSEQLGAASLYTNSKLNWAVSNTGNFLFSPKGPQYIASTNSQITKTLDSELYKTARISPNSLRYFGFGLVNGEYVVELHFAEIAMGDSRTWKALGRRIFDVYIQGDKVVKDLNIKKEAGGSKSALVKTFKVNVTNSVMDIHFFWAGKGTCCIPFQGTYGPLVSAINVYQGGIGSASKRNKKNVGKVVGIALGCVAGMAIILSLFYLWWTKRALQHTLVETDSPKK from the exons ATGGAGTTTTGGAGCTTCTCTTTCCTTCTACTTTGTATGTTTCGGTTAGTGTTTTCACAATCAACAACTGACCCCAATGAAG TGGCTGCACTTAAAAAGATGATAGATTACTGGAAATTAGGAAGGTATTTGAATCTTTCAACTGACCCTTGCAACCCAAATTCGAAATGGGCACCTGAGACTGCAAACCCTCGTGTAGCTTGTGATTGCTTGAGTAGCACCTGTCATATAACCCACCT GAAGATATATGCTTTAGATATTTATGGTGAAATACCAAAAGAGCTTTTTCAGCTTAAGAAACTAATGGACTT GAATCTTGCTCAGAATGTTCTGAGTGGCTTTATCCCTGCTGAAATTGGACAATTATCAGAAATGCAGTACCT GAGCCTTGGCATAAACAATCTGACAGGGCCGGTGCCCCCGGAGCTAGGCAATTTAACCAAGATGGTTTCTCT AAGTTTTAGTTCAAATGGTTTTGTGGGAGAATTACCTACACAACTTGGAAAATTGACCTCCCTAGAGCAGTT GTACATTGATAGCAGTGGAGTTACAGGACCAATTCCACAAGAATTTGCAAACTTAAAATCCCTTAGAATTCT TTGGGCATCTGATAATCTATTCACCGGAAAACTCCCACAATTCTTGGGGACTCTCACTGAATTCATAGACCT ACGAATCGAAGGAACATCTCTCGAAGGCCCGATTCCTAGCAGTTTTAGCGCTCTAACTAAACTTGAGACCCT GAGAATTGGTGATCTAAGCCTTGAAGAttcttctcttaatttcttggAAAATCAAACTAGTTTGTCCATTCT GACTTTGAGAAATTGTCGATTGTCTGGCGAAATTCCACAACGAATTGGTAGGCTGGTAGAGTTGCAGCAACT GGACTTAAGCTTTAACAAGTTGACTGGCTCAATACCAAACTCATTCCAAGACTTAACAATGTTAACTTATCT ATATCTTGGAAACAACAACATGAGGGGAGAGTTACCTGAAAATATCATTACTCCAAAGCTTTTAGCATT AGATGTTTCTTTCAACAATATAACTGGAAATGTTCCTCCAAACTATGCTAAAACAGGATTTTCGAT GAATGTCCTCGGAACCTCAATCAATGCAAACACTTTACTTGACAG GAAATCACTTGACCTTCTGCTCTGCCTCCAACAAGAGAGTAAATGTGCTAATCAAGCACCAACAT CATCATTCTCTGTTAAAAGTGGTGGGACAGAAGTAGTATCTGCATCAGGCACCAAGTATGCAGCTGATTCTGAACAACTAGGAGCAGCATCATTGTACACAAATTCTAAGCTCAACTGGGCAGTAAGCAATACCGGGAACTTCTTGTTCAGTCCAAAAGGGCCTCAATATATAGCAAGTACAAATTCCCAAATCACAAAAACTTTGGACTCTGAACTGTACAAAACAGCTAGAATTTCACCAAACTCGCTAAGATACTTCGGCTTTGGTTTGGTGAACGGGGAGTATGTAGTTGAGCTTCACTTTGCCGAGATAGCGATGGGGGACAGTCGAACTTGGAAAGCCCTTGGAAGGCGCATATTTGATGTTTACATTCAG GGTGACAAAGTAGTAAAAGACTTGAATATTAAGAAAGAAGCCGGGGGATCGAAAAGTGCATTGGTGAAAACATTCAAAGTCAATGTGACAAACTCAGTCATGGATATCCACTTCTTTTGGGCTGGGAAAGGAACTTGTTGCATTCCTTTTCAAGGCACATATGGACCTTTGGTGTCGGCCATTAATGTCTACCAAg GTGGAATTGGTTCAGCTTCGAAAAGGAACAAGAAGAATGTTGGAAAAGTAGTAGGGATAGCACTAGGATGTGTGGCGGGCATGGCTATTATCTTGTCATTGTTCTATCTTTGGTGGACAAAGCGTGCATTACAACATACACTAGTTGAAACGGACTCACCCAAAAAATGA
- the LOC115702360 gene encoding uncharacterized protein LOC115702360, with amino-acid sequence MAHHHKHEDFAPRLSQEKPRRSLGLPLSPLMLMDSLSRKSSVSYDKLPEEPLKLSVLKLDGSSFDVQVTRSSTVAELKKAVEAVFSHLPQKGPEKISWPHIWGHFCLCYNGRKLILDTDQVKNHGIKDGDQLHFVRHVSISYNLVKKRPNKKGYVTSKQTNKTQSPSSSCGEEEQSEQEQQYMYEHKVQQCSDEGCFMGHHETRLSRLFGEWFSHCKCSNTSTTTSSVGKKRRLNIMEGLVSPASRLTSGFMASFKKVIQRCGEKCYPLRRRRTLSSNSKRYLVK; translated from the exons ATGGCTCATCATCACAAACATGAAGACTTTGCACCTCGGCTTTCTCAAGAAAAGCCTAGGCGCTCTCTTGGGTTGCCATTGTCACCATTGATGCTTATGGATAGCCTTTCTCGAAAGAGTAGTGTTTCTTATGATAAGCTTCCAGAGGAGCCTCTCAAGCTCTCTGTTCTCAAACTTGATGGCTCTTCCTTTG ATGTTCAAGTTACAAGATCATCCACTGTTGCTGAACTTAAAAAGGCGGTAGAGGCAGTCTTCAGTCACCTGCCTCAGAAAGGACCAGAAAAGATCTCATG GCCGCACATATGGGGACATTTTTGCTTGTGCTACAATGGTCGAAAGCTAATCTTAGATACAGATCAAGTCAAAAATCATGGCATCAAAGATGGTGATCAG CTTCATTTTGTGCGGCATGTCTCAATCAGCTATAATCTCGTGAAGAAGAGACCTAATAAGAAAGGATATGTTACTTCAAAGCAGACAAATAA AACGCAGTCGCCATCGAGTAGCTGTGGCGAGGAAGAACAAAGTGAGCAAGAACAGCAGTACATGTACGAGCACAAGGTGCAGCAGTGTAGTGATGAAGGTTGTTTCATGGGACATCATGAAACCAGGCTGAGTCGCTTGTTTGGAGAGTGGTTCTCGCATTGCAAGTGCAGCAacacatcaacaacaacatcctCAGTTGGGAAAAAAAGGAGGCTCAATATTATGGAGGGCTTGGTCTCCCCTGCTTCAAGACTCACATCTGGTTTTATGGCAAGTTTCAAGAAAGTTATACAACGTTGCGGTGAAAAATGCTATCCCCTGAGGAGGAGGAGGACTCTTTCCTCAAACTCAAAGAGATATTTAgtcaaataa
- the LOC115702361 gene encoding ATP synthase subunit b', chloroplastic has translation MANVIMASSKLISPPSISISSVAPTSRPKISLLQVSVPKISKTQLQSLSSSALKTLSLAAATSLALAPPSLAVEIEKAALFDFNLTLPIIMGEFLLLMVALDKIYFTPLGNFMDERDSAIKEKLGGVKDTSEEVKKLEEQAAAVMKAARAEISAALNKMKKETQLEVEQKLAEEKKKLDAELQEALAKLEEQKIESIKSLDSQIANLSQDIVKKVLPL, from the coding sequence ATGGCCAACGTCATCATGGCCTCCTCCAAACTCATTTCCCCACCCTCTATCTCCATCTCCTCCGTTGCCCCAACTTCCAGGCCCAAAATCTCACTCCTCCAAGTCTCAGTTCCCAAAATCTCCAAGACCCAATTGCAATCCCTCTCCTCCTCGGCTCTTAAAACCCTCTCCCTGGCTGCAGCCACCTCTCTGGCTCTGGCTCCCCCATCACTAGCCGTGGAAATCGAAAAGGCAGCTCTTTTCGACTTCAATTTGACATTGCCCATAATAATGGGGGAGTTTCTGTTGTTGATGGTGGCGTTGGACAAGATCTACTTCACACCTTTAGGCAACTTCATGGACGAGAGGGACTCGGCTATTAAAGAGAAACTGGGTGGAGTTAAGGACACGTCCGAGGAGGTTAAGAAGCTTGAGGAACAGGCGGCCGCGGTGATGAAGGCGGCTAGAGCTGAGATATCGGCGGCTCTGAACAAGATGAAGAAGGAGACACAGTTGGAAGTGGAGCAGAAATTggcggaggagaagaagaaattgGATGCAGAATTGCAGGAAGCTTTGGCCAAGTTGGAGGAACAGAAGATTGAGTCTATCAAATCTCTTGATTCCCAAATTGCTAATCTCAGTCAGGATATTGTCAAGAAGGTTCTtcctctttga